Genomic segment of bacterium:
CCAGGTCCCCGGCTTGCCGAGGTCGTGAAAGAGGAGGGCCAGTTTCATGAGCGCGAGGCGCGACCGCCCCAGGACAAAGGACGAAGCAACCCGTTCGTCGAGGCGGTCGGCAAAATCCGCCAGCGGATCGGGCCAGGCCTGACACAGCATCTCCAGCTGATGCACGCACTCGAGCGTATGTTCCAGGACCGGCAAATGGTGGTAGCCGTTTTGCGGGATGTCGCGCATCCCATCGATGGCGGGGAAGCGCACGCCCAGTACCCCATCGAGGCAGAGCGCGGCCAGCGTTGCGGCGCCGCCGGGCTGACCCAGGATCAGCATCAGCTCATCCCGGACCCGTTCGCCGGAGGGCTGCGTCAGCAGCTCCCGGTGTCGATGAATCTCCGACCGGGTCGCTTCCGGCAGGGCAAAGCGGAGAGAGAGCGCGAGGCGATACGCCCGCAGGATCCGGAGCGGATCATCCACGATGACTGTCGGGCTGGTCCAGCGGACCTCCCCTGCTGCCAGGTCCCCAAGTCCCCCAGTGACATCCACCAGTGCATCCGCGCACTTGTCTGGCGTGTCGAGGGAACGATGTAGCGGCAAAGCCAGCGCGTTCCAGGTGAAGTCGCGGCGACGGAGTTCTGTCTCAAGCGTTTCGGCCGACTCCAGCCGCACAAAGTCGTAGGGCTGCTGCCCGACAATGACCCGTTCGACCGTGAGTTCACGGGTGTACCGGATGCAGGGGGCGTCGAGGGCCGCAGCGAGGAGCTCCGGGAGGGGGATGGCATCAGGCATCGCGACATAAATGCAGTCGGCATCTTTGGGAGGACGTCCCAGCAGGGCATCGCGGATCGCGCCGCCGACCAGCCAGCAGGGAACGCCAGCGGCAGCCGCCAGCTTCCTGACATGGGTCAGGACAGGCTGTGCATCGATCCAGGCTGCCAGAGAGGCGTACTGCAGGGTCACGGAGGCAAAGTATCACGGACTGGCACCGGCGGAACTCCCATGTATCCTGTAGGGCAGTTCCCGAGATTCTGCCCGCCAGCGGAGCCGTATGACGCACTTTCGTCTGGGTGTCGTCCCGTATGTCAACGCCATGCCTCTCTGGGTCCCTCTGGAGAAGCACCTGGTCTCTACCCAGCATTCCTTCACGTTTGAAAAGGCAGTCCCGGATCGCCTGGCCCGGGACCTGGCGGCCGGGCAGGTGGACTGCGCCACGCTCTCGATCGTGGAAGCGATGCGGAATGTCCGGCTGCGGGTGGTGGATGGTGTCTGTATCGCCAGTCGCGGTGCAGTGGAGACGGTGCAGATTTTTCATCAGCGACCGCTGGCGCAATGCAGGAAAGTCCTGCTGGACAAGGACTCCCGAACCTCGTCGTTTGTTGCCAAGTTGCTGCTGAACACCATTTTCCCGCTGGCCGATCGGGAGTTCGCCACGGGTGTGGTGGATCCGCATCTGCTGCATCCGGTCCCGGATGCTGCCGCGAAACCGATCCTGCCCCCCCTGGCCCGGGGGGAAGCAGTCGATCAGGGACACCTGCCAGCCGGCCCACTGGAAGGTGGCCACGGTGTTGCCCGGGTGGCGGCAGTGGTCGCGCCGGTGGGTCCTGCGGGGCATAACCGCAACCTGCTACAGCCGATTCCGCTGACCGACTACGACGCCTTCCTCAGCATCGGTGACAAGACCTGGGAGTTCCTGAAAAGCTCCTGGGACCGGTCGGATATCGGCGAACTCTGGACCAACCACACGCAGTTGCCTATGGTCTGGGCTGCCTGGACCTGCGGTGAATCGTGTGCGGTGAAGGACCTGGCACCGGTGCTGGTCCGGGCCCGGGAGACCGGGGGGACCATTCTGGACGACATCATCCAGCGCCTTTCCCGGAGCCGGGAGGTTGATAAAGCTCAGATCTGGCGTTACCTGACCGAGGTGATGCATTACAAGCTGGGTCCGGAGGAGAAGCAGGCGATCAGTAAACTTTTCGAGATGGGAGCGACTGTGGGATCGCTACCGCCCGCCGGACGGGTCTACTTCGTCAGCTAAACGTCACCATGTTCACCGGCATCATTCAGCATCGCGGACGCATCGAACGCCTGGAGTCCCGGGGGGCCAACGCCCGGCTGGTGCTCTCGGTCCCGACAGAGTTTATGCAGGGAGTCGAGACGGGTGATTCCATCGCCTGCGATGGCATCTGCCTGACCGCCCTGCTGCCGGGTGCGTCTGGGTTCGAAGCCGATGTGTCGCTGGAGACGCTCCGCCGCACCACCCTGGGACAACGTCGCGCCGGCGATCAGATGAATCTGGAGCAGTCCCTGCGACTGGGGGACAAGCTTGGAGGACATCTGGTGACGGGGCATGTGGATGCGGTGGGTCGGTTGCTGCAGCGCACCTCCCACGGGGAAAGCGTTCAGATGCGCTTTGCCCTGCCGCCGGAACTGGCACCGCTGATCGCGCATAAAGGAAGCGTGGCGGTCGATGGGGTCTCCCTGACACCCACCGATGTCACCCGGGAGCATTTCGACGTCTGGCTCATCCCGGAAACCTTGTCCCGGACCTCCCTTGGGGGTCTGCAGCCCGGCGGACTGGTGAATCTGGAAGCGGATTTACTGAGCCGCTATGTGGCGCGGCAGCTGGCCCTGTCCGGATCGGGGCTGTCTGTCGCGGGGCTCGAAGCGGCCGGCTGGGGGGCCGGGCCTGTGGTAGATTGAGGGTCCACTCCGGCACCACCGGGGTCCGAGGCGGCGTCGCCTAGTGGTTGGGCAAGGGTCTGCAAAACCCTCTACTGCGGTTCGAATCCGCACGTCGCCTCCAAATTTTGACCCCCGACCCCGTCCACCAGGGCGGGGTCGGCGTGTGAATACCGGACAATGCCCACCATCGCGGGGGCGGTTGGCGCGGTTCTTGATTACACTCCCCGTGTGAGCTTCCTCTTCAGGCGTGCCGCTGACTCCTCGCTGGTCCAGTTTGGGCAGCGAATGCAGGCGACGTATGCCGGCCGCTTCGATCCGGCTGCGGCACAGCTGGCCCATCGGGCAGGCTTTCGCCCGCCCCAGCGCTGGCCGCTACAGTGGCACGGGGTCGCCCGATGGCGGATGGATCACGATGCCCTGGGAATGCTGGGTGAGTTTTCGGTCCAGCCCCTGAACGGCCCGCGGACTCGTCGACTGGTGGGGATTCTCCAGTTCGGGCAGTTTTGTCCGGCGATCGCTCCGATCGTTCTGCTGGGCCCGACCCGCTGGGAGGGTCCGCTGGAAGCGCCGCTGGTGCCGCCGTACTTTCGCCGCTGCGACGTGTCGGCGTCATGGCGCGGACTGGGCATCGGCGCGATGAGTCCGACTGGCGACCTGCCATCGCTTCCCGACTTCCCTGACACACTGCTGCCATCAATTGTGGCCGCTGAAGGACATCTGCTGAGCCTGGACGCGCAAGGGGCCTGGTTCCTGCTGCCCGCCACTTCGGACGGCTCGGTCCGCCTTACCGCACATACGCTGCTTTCCCAGTTGGCGACCCTGCGTATGCCCCTCGCGATCCCGGTCCCGGAGCTGCGACCATCTCACTACCGGGCTGCGATGTAGTCCCGCATGGTGCCTGAACTCCTCTTTGTGCTTGGCATCGGTGCGGCGACCCTCGGCATCCTGCTCGTGCGGGAATGGCGTCGCCCACGCGATATCACGCTGTTGCGACAGCTCGCCGATGACCACACCGTGATCAGCGAGGGACTACCGCCTCCCCCCTTCGACCGGTTGAACGATGACCCCATCGATGGTGCGGTCGCGCAGGCACGACGTCAGTTGCCTGAAAGTGAATATGTCCTCTGGATGGAAGAAGACACCTGGGGCAAGGGGCCTTGCGTGGTGGTCCTGACCACGCATCCGCATCCACAGAACTATCGCGACACCGTGGTGCTGCTCTCGACCAGCTGGGAGCCGAGCCAGAATCCCCGCATCATTCGACAGGCGACCGACTTTGTCCGGCGCCTCTATCTGGAGGGGCGGGACCTGGAGGCTGGGCAGGTCTGGCAGGGCTTTCAGGTCCTCTCAACCCTCCCGGCCAGCATCGAAGCCCGTCTCCCGGATGATCTGCCCCGCACCGGCGCGGACCCGGCGTATGAGCACCTGACCCGGATCCTGTTGCTCTATCGCTTTTCGATTTTCTACTTCACGCCGACTCGCCAACCGGAACAGCTCCAGCAGTATCTGACGCTGACGGCCGGACTGGCCCCGATTCTGAATGCCTGTCTCGGCCCCCCTCCCAGTCCGTTTGGTCGGGACTCTGAAATGCCCCCTGCACAGTAATAGGCCCCCCAGAAATCACCGCGCCCCCGGCAGGACCGGGGGCGCGGTGGTGAGAGGCATGGCGCGAGTCCGATTAGTAGTCGATCACGCGCCGCTGGATCCGGGCCAGCGAACCGGCTCCGGAGGCGTTGTAGAAGGTGCAGGCGATGCGGTCGATGGTGCCGTCATACGCGATGCGGGGATGGAGGGTGCTGTCGGTGGTGTTGTCGATGGCGAATTCGACGTCGTTGAAGGTCAGGTCGGCATTCAGGAAGCGGCCGTAGACGTCAGCGTTAGCGGAGCCAGTGCGATAGTCGCGCCAGACCACGAGGAAACGACCCAGGTTGTCACGAATCGCGTACGGGGAAGTTTGTCCTACATCCGCAGGCTGGCTCACGGCGACCGGGGTGCTCCAGGTGCCAGTGCGACGAGTGACATAAATGTCGTTGGTGGCAGTGGTGAAGGCGTTTTCATCATAGAAGACCACGGGGTTGCCCGCCTGATCCGTCAGGATGAAACCGTGCATACTCGCCGCCGTCTGCAGGGAAGTAGAAACCCGTTCCTCAGCGGCAACCGGAGTATTCGTGTTGGTATCAAAGGCGCGATAGAAGAGCCCATTGTCGGGTCCAGCCGTGGTGTTGGCGTTGGTCCAGACGACATGCAGGATACCGCCACTCCCCATCACCATGTGGGGATCATTGAGGTTCCCGATGTGCGACGCGGGATCCAGGCCGGTGCTCACCGACGCGAACGACGCCGCGCCAGCAGCGTTGGTCACGGCATAGATGTGGAGGTTGTCGTTGGACTGGTCCGACACGCTGCTGGAGGGAGTGGTGTCACGATTCGCGAGAATCCAGGCTTTATTGGTGTCGGTGGGGTCGGCCACGATCATGGGGTCGCGCCACTCGGCGACCGCGCTGACCGTCTGCACCGGATTGATAGTGACGCTGGCACCGGCTCCCGGGACGATCCTCATGAAGGCGAGATTGCCACCAGCACCGGAGGTCCCGGTCGAGATGTACGCCGCCACGACATTGCCGTTCGCCAGGACCGCCAGGGACCCGCCGTTCGACGAACTAATCCCCGTCATGTCCACGGGCGCGCCCCAGGTGACGCCGCCATCATTGGAACGAATGATGGTGTTCGTCAGGGAGCCGGGTCGGTAGGTGACATAGATGTTGCCATTGCCATCGGAGACCATGGGATTCATGAAGCGATCCCACTGATAACTAAAGGTCCCCTGCAGCTGTGAGGGCGCGACCGGATTGTTGGGGCCGATCGTCGGGGTGATCGGACCGGCAGCCGAGGTGACATTGACCGTGAAGGGACCGTACTCCGTAGAGAGGCGTCCGCCAGCCGGCAGATACGCATCGGTGATGCGGAGCTTGTACTGCTGGGAGGGATTCTCGACCGTGTAGGTATGGGTGAAATCGGGGGCGTTGTCCCCGGAGGTTGCCGTGATGCTGGCATCCCAGGTCCCGTTGTTGTCCCAGTCAACTTCGAAGAGCGACAAGCCATCGGGATCCAGGGTCGCCAGCCCAGGAACCGCCGTGTCGAGGTCGATGTTGAAGGGCGTGTCAACCACAACGCTGGGCGGGAAGGTGAAAGTGGTGCTCGCTGGCGGGCCGAGGTTCGGTGGACCAGAGTTGAAGTCTTCGACGAGGACCCGAACGACCTGGTAGCGGGTGCTGGAGAGGGTCGCGCCCGGCACCGGGACCGTGCTCGCCTCACTGAGGATGAAGGGCTTGATGCCAGTCGGCGACCCATCATCCAGGTCCTGGCTGTCCTGCACCCGGATGAGGCCGGCCACCCATTCGCCGCCAGGAGCGACGTCGTACAGGTCAGTGTTGTTCACCGAGACCCCTGACTCCCAGAGCACAGGATTCCCGGCCACCGGAGCGACCGCCGACCCATTCAGCGGCCCGCTGGCATTCAGGAGCGGGAAGTCGGCATCGATGGCGATGATGGAGGAATCTTCCCGGACTTCGGTCAGGTCCGCACCATTGGGGAACGTGGCGGCCACTGTCGCATCGTGATCCCAGTCGAGGATCTGGAAGGCGACGGACGCGATGTCACTGGACTGGTCATCGCGCAGGGTGCCACTGACACTGGCAGAGATACGCTGCAGGTCACCGCAGGCCTCGGGGAGGATGTAGCGCAGGTCGGTGGGGTTTCCGGTGGGGAGTCGCTTGGTTCGTCCGGCACCAGTGCTGCGCGGATCCTGATACTTGGCCGTGACTACGAGAGTGAAGTTGAAGGATCCGGATCCCGGAGGGGTCACTTCGTACATCACCTCAGCAGCCCCCCCCTGCGGGAAGACATCGAAGCCGCTCGGGCTCAGCAGGGCGTTCCCCTGCCAGCCGTTGTTGGTAGCGTCGTAGTTCCCCTGGGCGGTCCGGGGCTGCGTGGTGTCGATACCGGCCGCGAAGAGGCGATAGGGAAAGACATTCGCACCGCTGGTGGGAATCCCGAAGGTGGTTTTGTCGAAGAGGACGCCCGGGTCGCGATAGCCATCGGCGTTCATCAGGAAGTTCGCGTTGGTCTTGACGTTGCCATTGAAGAAGGTGTCAGCGCCATCGATGACCGCGATCCCGTTGACATCGAAAACGTGCAGATCGACCCGCTTGGTCGCCGAGGGAGGGCCGTTCAGGTCCGGCGGTGCAGCGAAGGGGTGGGTCAGGCGGACTGTGAGTTCCAGGTTGCCATCACCGTTGCGCTGAATGCCGGTGAGTCGAAGATTCTTCGGGCCAAGGAAGGGACGAATGCTGAGGTGAAAGTTGTCACCCTGCCCGGCGGCTTCCCTGGGAAAGAGGGGGGTCGCTTCGTAGTTGAGGCTCGCAGGGTCGATGGTGACTTCCATCGCGCCCAGTGATCCGGTTGCCATGTCGCCCAGCCCCACGACTGCGCCAAAGGGATCTGGCTGGCTGATGGACTGGGAAGCAGGAGCAAGAGGGCCTGAGGTCGAGCAGGCAGCAAGCGTGAATACTGCCGGCAGTGCGACAAACAGTCTGCGCATGAGTACGGAGCCTCCAAAGAGCGGTGATGGGCGTACGAAGTCATCCTACCAATCACCCGACAGCGCATGTAACAACGGCGTCACATCAGTTCTCCGCAAGATAAACACAGCCCCCGGCGCACCAGGGGCTGTCGCGTTCCCGGACGCTTCCGCGCCGGATCAGGGCGTGAGCTGGAACCAGCGCGACCGGATCTCGTAGTTGCTGTCCGGGGCAGACAGAGGGCCACCAAAGCCGGACCGTTCATAGCAGACCACGTTGCGCTGCCGCACGACATCGATGATCAGATGCGGATACCGGACATCCGCCGCCGGGATGTCGGTATGGGCGCGGGTCGGGGCGACCAGTTCTGTGGTGAGGTCAGCCGACCGGGCAGCGAGGTAGATCTCATCAGCCGAGACACCGCGTCGCATGTACGCCACGATCACCGCCCCACTCCCGGCGGCATCGACAATGACATCCGGCATCTGGCAGTCCGCCCCGGAGCTATCCACCAGCACGGGGGCGCTGAAGGCGGTGCCAGCGGCATCCCCACGAGCGATGTAGATGCGTCCCTGGTTGGAGTCATTCCCCAGCCAGCGTTCCCAGACCACCAGGGCACGTCCGGAGGAGTCGACAAAAATGTTGGACTCACCGACATTGTCGGTACCCGAGTTAGAGATGTTGACTTCAGCCCCCACCACCGGACTGGTGGCAGGTGACGTGACTTTCACATACCGGACATCGTTCGTCCCAATGGGACCAGCGATGTAGCTGACATGGAGATTTCCCGTGAGGTCCGCGACCATCCCCTGATTCGTCTCGCCGTTGAGCCCGCCGCCTCCGTTGGCGTCCGGGGTGGCGATTTGGGTCCAGGTGGGAGTCGCTGCCTGGGCATTGGCGGTCCGGAAGAGGACCAGGCGGTTGTGATTCGGGCTCGAGGAGTAGGTG
This window contains:
- the cca_2 gene encoding CCA-adding enzyme, producing MTLQYASLAAWIDAQPVLTHVRKLAAAAGVPCWLVGGAIRDALLGRPPKDADCIYVAMPDAIPLPELLAAALDAPCIRYTRELTVERVIVGQQPYDFVRLESAETLETELRRRDFTWNALALPLHRSLDTPDKCADALVDVTGGLGDLAAGEVRWTSPTVIVDDPLRILRAYRLALSLRFALPEATRSEIHRHRELLTQPSGERVRDELMLILGQPGGAATLAALCLDGVLGVRFPAIDGMRDIPQNGYHHLPVLEHTLECVHQLEMLCQAWPDPLADFADRLDERVASSFVLGRSRLALMKLALLFHDLGKPGTWKMRDDGAITFIGHDQLSGELMRPYLENLHLSQEEIGYIDALVRGHLRPGFLDLDAPTARRMVHRYFTALGDYGVDLALISIADRLAAQGPLLKPHHLARHWKIVRHLCHVWWEEQSTVVSPPPLLSGDDLLHALGLTPGPRIGQLLRQIREAQAVGEIGSREDALQLAGRLLNESTGH
- the mqnA gene encoding Chorismate dehydratase; protein product: MTHFRLGVVPYVNAMPLWVPLEKHLVSTQHSFTFEKAVPDRLARDLAAGQVDCATLSIVEAMRNVRLRVVDGVCIASRGAVETVQIFHQRPLAQCRKVLLDKDSRTSSFVAKLLLNTIFPLADREFATGVVDPHLLHPVPDAAAKPILPPLARGEAVDQGHLPAGPLEGGHGVARVAAVVAPVGPAGHNRNLLQPIPLTDYDAFLSIGDKTWEFLKSSWDRSDIGELWTNHTQLPMVWAAWTCGESCAVKDLAPVLVRARETGGTILDDIIQRLSRSREVDKAQIWRYLTEVMHYKLGPEEKQAISKLFEMGATVGSLPPAGRVYFVS
- the ribE gene encoding Riboflavin synthase gives rise to the protein MFTGIIQHRGRIERLESRGANARLVLSVPTEFMQGVETGDSIACDGICLTALLPGASGFEADVSLETLRRTTLGQRRAGDQMNLEQSLRLGDKLGGHLVTGHVDAVGRLLQRTSHGESVQMRFALPPELAPLIAHKGSVAVDGVSLTPTDVTREHFDVWLIPETLSRTSLGGLQPGGLVNLEADLLSRYVARQLALSGSGLSVAGLEAAGWGAGPVVD